One part of the Bacteroidota bacterium genome encodes these proteins:
- a CDS encoding T9SS type A sorting domain-containing protein → MNNFTPKYFRSRFSLLLSSFFFFVFFVLFRFSVIAQNPDIKRTYHWYFGKSGGIDWISGNPVLDYSSNGELCEGPSSISDLNGNLLFYTDGDTVWNRNHQIMPNGVGLLGCTSSMQASLIIPQPGNDSLYYIFTTDGIFGSPCGNGSLGMNYSIVNIKMGGGLGDVVIKNILLFDTCSEKLTAVHHANNCDVWVLGQNKYNSDYRIYLLTDTGISNAIVQQSSIINGGIAQDGSGQMRFSNDGKKLANNISIWGADTLEIWDFDNATGVFSNPFKISLENTPTSSNTWLGLCFSPDNSKLYINNFSFDTLVEIDQFDLSSGIPSQIISSRTTIAQVDSTIFLNPQIGPDGKIYLTKYNLRTYSVDSLSGIMNPNAAGLACNFQYNALKHNAQLPYDNVGYWSLPDFVESYLNPMFTGSVCESGIEENSFADIFSIYPNPAPDYIWIKITSEKPKNSYDVLIYNILGKEIFEKKEINNKEEKISLKNITDNILLLQIYYNNQIIHYKLIKT, encoded by the coding sequence ATGAATAACTTTACTCCAAAATATTTCCGCTCTCGTTTTTCTTTACTTCTTTCTTCTTTTTTCTTTTTCGTATTTTTCGTACTCTTTCGCTTTTCGGTGATTGCCCAAAACCCCGATATAAAAAGAACTTACCATTGGTATTTCGGAAAAAGTGGTGGCATAGATTGGATAAGTGGTAACCCCGTACTTGATTATTCTTCAAATGGAGAATTATGCGAGGGACCTTCTTCTATTTCAGATTTAAATGGCAATTTACTTTTCTACACAGATGGCGATACAGTATGGAATCGTAATCATCAAATAATGCCCAATGGAGTTGGATTGCTTGGATGCACTTCAAGTATGCAAGCATCACTTATTATTCCTCAACCGGGAAACGATTCTCTTTACTATATATTTACCACTGATGGCATATTTGGTTCTCCTTGTGGCAATGGATCTCTAGGCATGAATTATTCAATTGTAAACATTAAAATGGGTGGTGGATTAGGAGATGTTGTAATAAAAAACATTTTATTATTTGATACATGTTCAGAAAAACTAACTGCTGTGCATCATGCAAATAATTGTGATGTGTGGGTACTTGGACAAAATAAATATAATAGCGATTATCGTATATACTTACTCACTGATACGGGAATTAGCAATGCTATTGTTCAACAATCTTCTATTATTAATGGTGGAATAGCACAAGATGGTTCTGGGCAAATGCGTTTTTCTAATGATGGTAAAAAACTTGCTAATAACATTTCAATTTGGGGAGCAGACACATTGGAAATATGGGATTTTGATAATGCAACAGGAGTATTTTCTAACCCATTTAAAATTAGTTTAGAAAATACTCCTACAAGTTCTAATACATGGCTTGGTTTATGTTTTTCTCCCGACAACTCAAAACTGTATATAAATAATTTTTCTTTTGATACTTTAGTAGAGATTGATCAGTTTGACCTATCAAGCGGAATACCTTCTCAAATAATATCTTCCAGAACAACTATAGCCCAAGTGGATAGCACTATATTTTTAAATCCGCAAATAGGTCCTGATGGAAAAATATATCTTACAAAATATAATTTAAGAACCTACTCTGTTGATTCTTTGAGCGGCATCATGAATCCAAACGCAGCAGGGCTTGCTTGCAACTTTCAATATAATGCACTTAAACACAATGCTCAACTTCCTTATGATAATGTGGGTTATTGGAGTTTGCCTGATTTTGTAGAGAGTTATCTTAATCCAATGTTTACCGGTTCTGTGTGCGAATCTGGCATTGAAGAAAATTCATTTGCAGATATATTCTCTATTTATCCGAATCCTGCACCAGATTATATATGGATTAAAATCACAAGCGAAAAACCCAAAAACTCATATGATGTTTTAATTTATAATATTCTTGGAAAAGAAATTTTTGAAAAGAAAGAAATTAATAACAAAGAAGAAAAGATTTCATTAAAAAATATTACTGATAATATTCTGCTCTTGCAGATTTATTATAATAACCAAATTATTCATTACAAACTAATCAAAACTTAA